TTTCTTCCCGCTCATATTCAAGGATCTTACTGTTGGTTTCCACGGTTGCATTTTTGTTCCCGCAATCCATCCAGTCATTTACTTTGCCCAGTGAAAATTTTGCGCCTTTGGCCCTCAGGTTTTCCAGCGCAGTGGTCAATTGGTATTCACCGCCGTTTTTAATATCATTTTCCATGATATAATTGATTTCATCCATCAGCTTTTCAGCACTGTTGAAATAATAGATCCCGATGATGGCAAGATCTGAAACAAAAGCCTCAGGTTTTTCTACAAAATCCGTTATGAAACCATAATTGTCAAGCTTTACCACACCGAATGCGGAAGGATCTTCAACACTTTTTACCCAGATTACCCCGTCTGAGTTTTTATCCAGTACGAAATCTGCACGGAAAAGGGTGTCGGCAAAGGCAATAACTACGTCACCGCTCATTGACTGTTCAGCACATTTGATCGCATGGGCTGTCCCCAGAGGATCATTCTGATAATAAATACTTCCTTTTGCTCCTAATTTTTCAGCGATCTGAATGAGGGATTTTTCAATCTCCGGACCAAAATCCCCGATGATAAAAGCTACTTCTTCAATATGTTCACCTGCAACTTTAGCGATATCTTCCACCAATCGCTGTACAATCGGTTTTCCTGCGATCGGGATCAGAGGTTTTGGAACAGTAAGTGTGTGCGGACGCAATCTGGAACCACGTCCGGCCATAGGAACAATAATTTTCATAAATTATACAGTATGTTTTTTTTATTTGTTGAGTTTTAATTTTTGATAAAGATAGCAATAAAACCATTTGTTATGATGCTGATTATACTTCTTTAAGAATAAGTATTTGAATATAAGCTGTTTGCGGACGTCAGGATTTATCTTCTGATTTTAGATAAGAGCATCCCCTTCTCGGAATAGATCAGGACAGCAGTGTATACCAGGAACAGGAAGTTTCCGATCCATAAGTTATAATCAAAAAAGCCTACGATCACATAGCTGAAGATTGCCAAGAGAATGATAAAAAAAGAAACTTTCTTCATCCTGTATGGAATAGGATAATATTTCTGACCCAGCCAATAAGAAAGGATCATCATCAGAAAATAAGCTGCCAAAGTTATCCATGCTGAAACCATAAATCCGTATTCTTTTAAAAATATAAGATTTAAAATTATGGTAATAATGGCTCCCGTCCATGAAATATATGTTCCGATCCTGGTTCTGTCGGTTACTTTATACCATGTCGAAAGATTGTAATAAATTCCGAAGAACAGGTTGGCAATTACAATGACCGGGATGATGTTCAGTGCTACCCAGTAAGAACTGTTCGGTACCAGTAAAAGTTTGATCCATGAAACATTGGCAATAATTCCGAGAGCTACCACTGATGCGAAAAATGAAAAATACTCCGTTACTTTTGCATAAGTAAGCTTTGCATTTTCACTCTGCATCTGTTTAAAGAAAAACGGTTCGATTCCCATTCTGTAAGCAGTAACGAAAAGCGTCATAAGTACCGCCATTTTATAACAGCCTCCATAAGCTCCCGCATCACCGGCATCAATAATAAATTTCTGTATAAACTTATCAAAGTTTTCATTTACCATAAAAGCGAGGCCGGCAATCATGATCGGCCATGAATATCTGATCATTTGCAGAAAAAGCGCTTTTGAAAACTGAAATCTTATCTTCAGGATAACCGGCATCACCAGTAAAACGCCTAAAGCACTTGCTGCTAAATTGCTGTAGAAAGGGTATGATACTTTTTCCTTTAAACCCAGTTTTAAACTTAATTCCTGCGGAATGTAAAGGAATAAGGAAATAGCAAGAACACTCTGGAAAACAGCCTGAATCACCCTTACTGCAGTATATTTTATCGGCCTGTTATTGAACCTGAACCAGGCCAGCGGGATGACGAGGATATTATCAAAAAATGCAATCCATGCAAACCATCTGATAAATTCAGGAGTTTGCGAGTATCCGAAAATATCGGCGATCGGCTGATTAAATAATAAAACCAATGCTAAAAAGACGGTGGATAAACCTGTAAGGAACCAAAATGAAGTATTGAACACTTTCTGTTCATTATCTTTATTGGAGGAAAACCGGAAATAAGCGGTTTCAAAACCGAAAGAAAGGACGATATTAACAAATGAAATCAATGCATAAAGATTGGTGAAAATCGCAAAGTCTTCATTATTTATATTTTTTATAAACAAATAATTAAGCAATACGACTATAATTCTCGGCATGATTGCCCCAATTCCATATATAATAGTCTCGTTCAGAAGTTTTTTCATCTGTTAATTTTATTTTTATCGGTCAGATGGAATCTCTGATTTCAAAAGGTGAAATTTTCTGCAAATGTAAATATTTAGAAATTGATTTTTGATTGCCGGCACTAAAATTCGTTCATAAACCTTAATTTTGCTTTTACTAAGGCCGGATATGAGAGTTGGGAATTAGGGATTGCCTGCAACTCATAATTCATAACTTAAAACTGGCTTCTGGTATTTAACCTCTAATTTCTAAAAAAGCAAATGAAGACCTTAATCAAGAACGTAAAAATCGTTAACGAAGGACAAATCTCTGAAGGCGACGTGCTCATTGAAAATGATCTGATTTCTAAAATAAGCGTTTCTATCCCGGAAGAAGCAGATCGGGTAATTGACGGTTCAGGAAAATATCTTTTGCCTGGCGTTATTGATGACCAGGTACATTTCCGCGAGCCGGGCCTGACCCATAAAGGCGATATTGAAACAGAATCCCGGGCTGCTGTTGCCGGCGGAATTACCAGCTTTATCGATCAGCCGAATACCGTTCCGAATGCGGTAACACAGGAGCTGTTAGCGGATAAATACGAAACTGCTTCCCGAAAAGCATATGCCAATTATGGTTTCATGATGGGCGGAACCAATAACAACCTGGAAGAGGTGCTGAAAACGAATCCGCGGAATGTTCCCGGCATCAAGCTGTTCCTGGGTTCTTCCACGGGAAACATGCTGGTAGATAATCCTGAAACGCTTGAAAATATTTTCAGCCATACCAAGATGCTGATTGCGGTTCACTGTGAAGACGAAGCGACGATTAAAGCCAATACCCAGAAATATATGGATGAATACGGTGAAGACATTCCTGTAAAATTCCACCACCTGATCAGGAGTGAAGAGGCCTGTTACAAATCCTCTTCAAAAGCGGTTGAACTGGCGGAAAAAACCGGGGCCCGGCTTCATGTTTTCCATTTGTCAACAGCAAAAGAAATGGAGCTTTTCAGAAACGATATTCCTTTAAAAGATAAAAAAATCACGGCAGAAGTCTGTGTCCACCATCTTACTTTTACCAATGAAGACTATGAAACGAAAGGCGGCCTGATTAAATGGAATCCTGCAGTGAAGACACAGGAAGATAAAGACGGGCTTTGGGAAGCGCTGCTGGATGACCGGATTGACGTAATAGCAACGGATCATGCGCCTCACACATGGGAGGAGAAACAGAATGTGTACACCAAGTGCCCTTCAGGTGCGCCGCTGGTTCAGCATGCTCTGGTGGTAATGCTGGAAAACTATAAAAACGGTAAAATTTCTTTAGAGAAAATCGTTGAAAAGATGTGCCACAACCCGGCTATTCTTTTCAGGATTGAGAAAAGAGGCTTTGTGAGGGAAGGATATAAGGCAGATCTGGTTCTGACGGACCTCGATGCAAGCTGGACGGTTAACAAGGAAAATATCCTTTACAAATGCGGATGGAGCCCGCTGGAAGGAACGGAATTCCATTCTAAAGTTACCCATACTTTTGTCAACGGGAACCTCGTATATGATAACGGGAAAATCAATGAGCAAAAATCCGGGGAACGGCTGCTCTTTGAAACTGAAGCATAATTGAAAGGCTGCAAATACAATTGCAGCCTTTAATTTTAAATCTCCGGCAGATTACGGAAATAGATATCTGTAGAAAATCTGCTTAATCTGCCGGAGATCACTCCATCAATTCACTCATTTATGATTTAATCAATCATGATATTTTCAATTGCTTTTTCTAAAGCGTTTTCCATAATTCCCGGAATTGACAGGCCTTCTGCACGAAACACGTTCACATCGGTTACTCCGTAAAAGCCAAAAACATTCCTGACATAAGGCACATTGGCATCATAACTTTGGTAAGGACCTTCAGAGTAAATATTCCCTGAGGTAAAAGCAACGTATAATTTTTTATTTTCCAGCAGGCCTTTCGGTCCGTTTTCCTCATACCGGAAGGTATATCCGGCCCTTGAAGTATGGTCAAAATACGATCTGAGCGTTGAAGGGATTGAAAAATTGTACATGGGAGAATCCACTACAATAATATCAGCTTCCTGCAGTTCGGAAATCAGGCTTTCAGAATACTGGTTAATGGCTTCCTGCTCAGGACTGCGGTTTTCTGCCGGCGTAAAAAATGAGTTGATGTGTACCTCTTCCAGAAAAGGAGCCGGATTTTTTGTCAGGTCACGCTCTTTTATGCTGCTGCCAGGGTATTTTGCCAGGATTTCCTCTATCACGGCATTTCCTAATTTTCTGCTTGCCGACACTTCCGTCCTCGGACTTGAAATAATGTGAAGTATACTTTTCATGTTCTTAAAAATTAAATTTCTTCTACAAAATTATGTACATTTGCTAATGAAAAGTTAGCAGTAAACAAAAGGTTAGCAGTAACCTTTCAGTTAGTGATTAATAGGAAATTTATGGAAAACGCTGTTATATCAGAAGAGTCTATGCATGGCGGAAGATGTTCGGAAAATCTTTCTTCCGTAGAAGATGCCCTGTATGTTATCGGCGGCAAATGGAAACTTAAAATTATCATTGTACTGCAGGAACACGGCAGCATCCGTTTCAATGAACTGCAGAGAACCATTACCGGGATTTCGGCAAGGGTGCTTTCCAATGAATTAAAGGACCTTGAACTTAACGGTTTTGTCAAAAGAATTGTTCATGCCGAACAGACGCCTGTTATCGTAGAATATGTTTCCACAGATTACAGCAGGACCCTGAAAAATACGATTACGGCACTTTCTGAATGGGGCAGGACCCACAAGCAGAATATCAGGGAAGATGTATTTGATAAGCCGTAGGTTTCCGGCTGTCAGTTGAAAGACTTCCTGAATTCCAAAGGTGAAATCTCAGTTTTCGCTTTAAACAATTTGCTGAAAGACTGAGAATGTTCAAACCCTAATTCATAAGCAATCTCACTTACGGAAAGCTCAGTTGTTGACAGCTTTTCTTTGGCTTTCTCAATGAGTTTTTCGTGGATAATTTGCTGTGTAGTTTTTCCGGTCAGTGTTTTCAACAGATTCCGCATATATGGCGGAGACATCTTTAATTCATCCGAAAGAAACTGTACGCTCGGCAAGCCTTTTTCCTTAAAATCGTCTCTTTCAAAATAATCATTAAGCAAAACTTCTAATTTTTCTAAAACCTGGTGATGCGTTTTGTGACGGGTGATAAACTGGCGCTGATAAAACCGTTCGGAATAATTCAGAAGTGTTTCCAGCTGGGAGATAATGATATTCTGGCTAAACGCATCAATGTTTGATTGATATTCTTCTTTAATATTTTCAATGATCTGCAGGACCTTTATTTCTTCGTCTCCGGATAAAAACAAAGCTTCATGCACAGAATAATCAAAAAATTCATATTTTCTGATGGCGCCTGCCATTGCCGTATTCCATAGAAAGTCCGGATGAACCATCAGCATCCATCCGGATGGGTTTTTACCTTTTTCTTCTCTTGTAATGCTCAGGACCTGATGCGGTGCCATACAGAACATTACGCCTTCATCAAAATCATAATCTTTCTGCCCGTATCTGTATTGGTGGCCCATGTCTCTTTTCACAGCAATCATATAAAAGTCAAAGATCAAATTCTGCCTGCCGGGTTCCGTCTGTTCCATATCATCGAAACTGATCACGCTGATCAGCGGATGCTTTGGTTTTGGCAAACCCCGTAAAGTGTGGAATTGGGAAACGGTTTTAATTCTTATCGGCGTGTCAGACATCGGTTGAATATTTAATGAAATTTAATGAATATAAAGGTACAGATTATTGGGGTCCAGTGAAATAAGCATCACTTTTCAAATCTTCCATCAAAGTCTGATGTTGCGGTTTCCAGCCTAAAACTGATTTTGTTTCTTCGCTCGAAGTCAGGTTGTTAAGTTTTGAAAAATGCGCAAACCATCCGAAATGTTCTGCCGCTTCATCATTGGTAAGGGAAACAAGGGGAACCTGTAATCTGTCTGAGATATAGGCTGCAATATCTTTAAACGGAATTCCCTGCTCTCCAACGGCATGGTACCTTGTTCCGCTTTCAAAAGGCTTTTCCAAAGCCAGCCGATACAGTTTTGCAGCATCCGATTTGTGAACTGCCGGCCATAAATTATGACCGCCATTGACTACGGCAGATCTGCCTTTTTCTTTTGCAATTCTTATCAATGTCGGAACAAAGCCAATAACATCACCTTTCCCGTGAACTGAAGGAGATAATCTTACAACAGCTACTTTCACCCCTTTTCCGGCTACCGCATCAGCGGCGTTTTCTGTTGCAATTCTGGGATGTGGGTTTACCGAACGGTCTGTTTCTGTTGTAAGCCCGTCTTTGGAAAAAAGTGCAGTCCCGGAAGTGATTAGAAAAGGTTTATCGGTT
The sequence above is a segment of the Chryseobacterium sp. JJR-5R genome. Coding sequences within it:
- a CDS encoding sugar phosphate nucleotidyltransferase yields the protein MKIIVPMAGRGSRLRPHTLTVPKPLIPIAGKPIVQRLVEDIAKVAGEHIEEVAFIIGDFGPEIEKSLIQIAEKLGAKGSIYYQNDPLGTAHAIKCAEQSMSGDVVIAFADTLFRADFVLDKNSDGVIWVKSVEDPSAFGVVKLDNYGFITDFVEKPEAFVSDLAIIGIYYFNSAEKLMDEINYIMENDIKNGGEYQLTTALENLRAKGAKFSLGKVNDWMDCGNKNATVETNSKILEYEREEMSVYPVSSHIENSLIIQPCFIGENVQISNSKVGPGVSLGNNTIIVNSNIENSLIQENTRINHGNLSNSMIGNSAQYFGVAREISLGDYSVLDFLSK
- a CDS encoding lipopolysaccharide biosynthesis protein → MKKLLNETIIYGIGAIMPRIIVVLLNYLFIKNINNEDFAIFTNLYALISFVNIVLSFGFETAYFRFSSNKDNEQKVFNTSFWFLTGLSTVFLALVLLFNQPIADIFGYSQTPEFIRWFAWIAFFDNILVIPLAWFRFNNRPIKYTAVRVIQAVFQSVLAISLFLYIPQELSLKLGLKEKVSYPFYSNLAASALGVLLVMPVILKIRFQFSKALFLQMIRYSWPIMIAGLAFMVNENFDKFIQKFIIDAGDAGAYGGCYKMAVLMTLFVTAYRMGIEPFFFKQMQSENAKLTYAKVTEYFSFFASVVALGIIANVSWIKLLLVPNSSYWVALNIIPVIVIANLFFGIYYNLSTWYKVTDRTRIGTYISWTGAIITIILNLIFLKEYGFMVSAWITLAAYFLMMILSYWLGQKYYPIPYRMKKVSFFIILLAIFSYVIVGFFDYNLWIGNFLFLVYTAVLIYSEKGMLLSKIRR
- a CDS encoding dihydroorotase — protein: MKTLIKNVKIVNEGQISEGDVLIENDLISKISVSIPEEADRVIDGSGKYLLPGVIDDQVHFREPGLTHKGDIETESRAAVAGGITSFIDQPNTVPNAVTQELLADKYETASRKAYANYGFMMGGTNNNLEEVLKTNPRNVPGIKLFLGSSTGNMLVDNPETLENIFSHTKMLIAVHCEDEATIKANTQKYMDEYGEDIPVKFHHLIRSEEACYKSSSKAVELAEKTGARLHVFHLSTAKEMELFRNDIPLKDKKITAEVCVHHLTFTNEDYETKGGLIKWNPAVKTQEDKDGLWEALLDDRIDVIATDHAPHTWEEKQNVYTKCPSGAPLVQHALVVMLENYKNGKISLEKIVEKMCHNPAILFRIEKRGFVREGYKADLVLTDLDASWTVNKENILYKCGWSPLEGTEFHSKVTHTFVNGNLVYDNGKINEQKSGERLLFETEA
- a CDS encoding FMN-dependent NADH-azoreductase gives rise to the protein MKSILHIISSPRTEVSASRKLGNAVIEEILAKYPGSSIKERDLTKNPAPFLEEVHINSFFTPAENRSPEQEAINQYSESLISELQEADIIVVDSPMYNFSIPSTLRSYFDHTSRAGYTFRYEENGPKGLLENKKLYVAFTSGNIYSEGPYQSYDANVPYVRNVFGFYGVTDVNVFRAEGLSIPGIMENALEKAIENIMID
- a CDS encoding helix-turn-helix domain-containing protein produces the protein MENAVISEESMHGGRCSENLSSVEDALYVIGGKWKLKIIIVLQEHGSIRFNELQRTITGISARVLSNELKDLELNGFVKRIVHAEQTPVIVEYVSTDYSRTLKNTITALSEWGRTHKQNIREDVFDKP
- a CDS encoding AraC family transcriptional regulator, whose protein sequence is MSDTPIRIKTVSQFHTLRGLPKPKHPLISVISFDDMEQTEPGRQNLIFDFYMIAVKRDMGHQYRYGQKDYDFDEGVMFCMAPHQVLSITREEKGKNPSGWMLMVHPDFLWNTAMAGAIRKYEFFDYSVHEALFLSGDEEIKVLQIIENIKEEYQSNIDAFSQNIIISQLETLLNYSERFYQRQFITRHKTHHQVLEKLEVLLNDYFERDDFKEKGLPSVQFLSDELKMSPPYMRNLLKTLTGKTTQQIIHEKLIEKAKEKLSTTELSVSEIAYELGFEHSQSFSKLFKAKTEISPLEFRKSFN
- a CDS encoding SDR family oxidoreductase, coding for MKVFVTGATGFVGTAVVQELLANGHEVLGLARSEESAHKLMAAGARAHRGDLNDFESLKSGAAASDAVIHLGFVHDFTRFEEMCKLDGQVIKAIGEALQGTDKPFLITSGTALFSKDGLTTETDRSVNPHPRIATENAADAVAGKGVKVAVVRLSPSVHGKGDVIGFVPTLIRIAKEKGRSAVVNGGHNLWPAVHKSDAAKLYRLALEKPFESGTRYHAVGEQGIPFKDIAAYISDRLQVPLVSLTNDEAAEHFGWFAHFSKLNNLTSSEETKSVLGWKPQHQTLMEDLKSDAYFTGPQ